From the genome of Desulfatiglans sp., one region includes:
- a CDS encoding Ig-like domain-containing protein: MTKKVFLNSLLVFIYTVVIFLSCNTDIYAEPTVVSTVPANGATDVSPDLEMVTIHFSVSMDPSSRSITSNFPYSSWTWTENDTVLNLIKNTQIPLSKGETYMIMLNPQGIAGFRDAQFNPLPETTLYFTVPRNENAPPPEVVSTTPANGETNISKDLQTVSIRFSNPMNPSYSNIVSNFPAYTRSWSENNTVLNLTRNDLSTSLQSAFTYNFSLNSTGSIFFRDNEGNPLANTTFSFTTEATDVTPPYVISTTPANGAKNVSRDLQSISIRFSEPMNPGFGGVANSNFPEASGSWSENYTVLTRTKKDSTARLYCGGLYSFELNPSLVTDPFLFRDTQGNLLPYTTFSFITAEEYDEN, translated from the coding sequence ATGACTAAAAAAGTATTCTTGAATTCATTATTGGTTTTTATTTACACTGTAGTCATATTCTTATCCTGTAACACTGATATTTATGCCGAGCCCACGGTGGTATCTACCGTGCCTGCAAATGGCGCCACAGATGTCAGCCCTGATCTTGAAATGGTTACAATCCATTTCAGTGTTTCTATGGACCCTTCAAGCAGAAGTATCACATCAAATTTCCCTTACTCTTCATGGACATGGACTGAAAATGACACTGTACTTAACTTAATAAAAAACACGCAGATACCTCTTTCAAAAGGGGAAACCTACATGATTATGCTCAATCCTCAAGGGATTGCAGGATTCCGCGATGCGCAGTTTAACCCACTTCCGGAAACGACCCTTTATTTTACAGTACCGCGTAATGAGAATGCGCCTCCTCCTGAAGTAGTATCTACTACACCAGCAAATGGCGAGACAAATATCAGCAAAGACCTGCAAACCGTTTCAATAAGATTCAGCAACCCCATGAATCCATCATATTCTAATATTGTCTCCAACTTTCCTGCCTATACAAGATCATGGTCAGAGAATAACACGGTCTTAAATCTGACAAGGAACGATTTATCAACCAGCCTGCAGAGCGCCTTTACGTACAATTTCAGTCTTAATTCAACAGGCAGCATTTTTTTTCGTGATAATGAAGGGAATCCCCTGGCTAATACAACCTTCTCATTTACCACGGAAGCGACAGATGTTACTCCCCCATATGTAATATCTACAACACCTGCAAATGGCGCTAAAAATGTGAGCCGTGACCTTCAAAGCATCTCGATCAGGTTCAGCGAACCAATGAACCCTGGATTCGGGGGTGTGGCTAATTCAAATTTTCCGGAAGCAAGCGGGTCATGGTCAGAGAATTATACTGTTCTTACGCGCACCAAAAAGGATTCTACAGCCAGGCTGTATTGCGGGGGGCTCTATAGCTTTGAACTAAACCCATCATTGGTTACTGATCCGTTTCTTTTCCGCGATACCCAAGGCAACCTGCTTCCTTATACAACATTCTCTTTCATTACGGCTGAAGAGTATGATGAAAATTAA
- a CDS encoding ATP-binding protein: MKRLLESHIFDPEITEGKMIILTGPRQVGKTTFARDWLKSQGFAETYFNWDDPSVIMNFKRNPLFFQNIVSEKYTNTPVPIVFDEIHKHVEWRNLLKGLYDTNRDRIKLLVTGSSRLELARKTGDSLLGRYFSYQMFPLGLPEVTGNLNNILKDDSPFTKRDMLINLARDIKTDKAEEGLELLLRFGGFPEPFIKGSERFHRRWQSEYKSILTKEDVRDLSRISDIKGLETLVEILPGKVGSSLSIPSISEDLGRKYDTIKNWLEILEGLYMIFTIRPWHQNISRAIKKEKKLYFFDWSLLSDSGSRFENMLAVTLLKMAARFNETGLGSYEICYIRDREKREVDFALVKDNKPIALIESKKSDSRVSKSGKYFNNLLNIPIYQVVLNAKKVEVFPDNNYVIPALHFMLLAG, translated from the coding sequence ATGAAACGTTTACTGGAATCCCATATTTTCGATCCTGAAATAACCGAAGGGAAAATGATCATCCTTACCGGCCCAAGGCAGGTTGGAAAGACCACATTCGCCCGGGATTGGCTGAAATCCCAGGGCTTTGCAGAAACATACTTCAACTGGGATGATCCATCAGTGATTATGAATTTCAAAAGAAATCCTCTTTTTTTCCAAAATATTGTCAGCGAAAAATACACAAACACTCCCGTTCCAATAGTATTCGATGAGATCCACAAGCATGTGGAGTGGAGAAATCTTCTCAAAGGACTTTATGATACAAATCGTGACAGGATAAAACTCCTTGTTACAGGTTCATCCCGTCTTGAACTTGCCAGAAAAACAGGTGATTCTCTGCTTGGTCGTTACTTTTCATATCAGATGTTTCCTTTAGGGCTTCCGGAGGTTACTGGTAATCTAAACAATATCCTGAAAGACGATTCTCCATTCACTAAAAGAGATATGCTTATCAACCTTGCCAGAGACATAAAAACAGATAAAGCAGAGGAAGGACTTGAATTACTGCTTAGATTTGGTGGTTTTCCGGAACCCTTTATTAAGGGATCGGAACGATTTCACCGAAGATGGCAGTCGGAATACAAATCAATTCTGACAAAAGAAGATGTCAGGGACCTTTCCAGAATTTCGGATATTAAAGGTCTTGAAACCCTTGTCGAGATTCTACCGGGAAAAGTTGGATCAAGCCTCAGTATCCCCTCTATTAGCGAGGATCTGGGGCGCAAATATGACACTATAAAAAATTGGCTTGAGATACTGGAAGGGCTTTACATGATATTTACCATCCGCCCCTGGCATCAGAATATTTCCCGCGCCATAAAAAAGGAGAAAAAGCTTTATTTTTTTGACTGGTCATTACTTTCTGATTCCGGAAGTAGATTTGAAAACATGCTTGCAGTGACCCTTTTAAAAATGGCAGCGAGATTTAATGAAACCGGTCTTGGCAGTTATGAAATATGTTATATCCGGGATAGGGAAAAGAGAGAAGTGGATTTTGCGCTTGTGAAAGACAATAAACCAATAGCTTTGATTGAGTCCAAAAAAAGTGACTCAAGAGTAAGCAAGTCTGGAAAGTATTTCAATAATTTACTGAATATCCCCATTTATCAGGTTGTTTTAAATGCAAAAAAGGTAGAGGTATTTCCTGATAACAATTATGTGATCCCTGCTTTACATTTCATGCTGCTTGCGGGGTAA
- a CDS encoding exonuclease SbcCD subunit D, with product MPVKFIHTADIHLGKTYRNSPGEAARYEDFFLCLSGIVADAINEKVDFVFICGDLFHEGQILPRTFAKTIEMLQPLKNAGIPCIAIEGNHDWIHRRNNISWMEALSEMGYIRLLRPGRTEDGGYRFDPFDQATGTGGHIEINGLNIYGLGYIGAQAGSHVERICSAITTQNNLLLFHVGIWKYSPVEIGNMNLEEAYPLAAKFSYVALGHGHKPYIVETPDAKPFAYNPGSPERVNFGEEKYDKGYYFVKVDDETFTPEFRPTSPRPMLVETINLNGSSNAGEAITSFRKQALEKFSSIDDPRSPLIELKLAGRIGFHPFELGRERLRLVLEEIVNPLHLEIINRLSLSTNTEGKEVVKKSLTEIEHDVLLELIGAHSEYQEGKEELAKLCLSIRDAVLKGDAGDDELLGLIQDKE from the coding sequence ATGCCTGTTAAATTTATCCATACCGCTGACATACATTTAGGCAAAACCTACCGCAACTCCCCTGGAGAGGCAGCACGCTATGAAGATTTTTTCCTGTGTCTTTCAGGTATTGTTGCGGATGCCATAAATGAAAAGGTTGACTTTGTTTTTATCTGCGGAGACCTGTTTCATGAGGGGCAGATACTTCCCCGAACCTTTGCAAAGACTATTGAGATGCTTCAACCCCTTAAGAATGCTGGGATTCCATGCATTGCCATTGAAGGTAACCATGACTGGATTCATCGGCGTAACAATATATCATGGATGGAGGCCCTTTCCGAAATGGGATATATACGCCTTCTGCGCCCTGGCCGGACTGAGGACGGCGGTTACAGGTTTGATCCATTTGATCAAGCGACCGGCACAGGTGGTCATATTGAAATCAATGGTCTCAACATTTATGGCCTGGGCTACATAGGAGCACAGGCAGGAAGCCATGTTGAGCGCATATGCAGTGCAATAACCACACAGAATAACCTGCTCCTTTTTCATGTGGGCATATGGAAATACTCACCGGTTGAGATAGGCAATATGAATCTTGAAGAGGCATACCCCCTTGCTGCAAAGTTCAGTTATGTGGCGCTCGGCCACGGTCATAAACCATATATAGTTGAAACCCCTGACGCTAAACCCTTTGCATATAACCCCGGATCGCCTGAAAGGGTAAATTTTGGTGAGGAGAAATATGACAAGGGGTATTATTTTGTAAAGGTGGATGATGAGACATTTACACCTGAGTTTAGACCAACCAGCCCCCGGCCAATGCTGGTAGAGACAATAAACCTGAATGGCTCTTCAAATGCGGGTGAGGCGATTACATCATTCCGAAAACAGGCGCTGGAAAAATTTTCATCCATTGATGACCCCAGGTCGCCTCTTATTGAACTGAAACTCGCAGGTAGGATCGGGTTTCACCCCTTTGAGCTTGGGCGTGAGAGGCTGCGTCTTGTACTTGAAGAAATCGTTAACCCCCTGCACCTTGAGATTATAAACAGGCTTTCCCTATCTACAAATACAGAAGGTAAAGAGGTTGTTAAAAAATCCTTAACAGAGATAGAACATGATGTGCTGCTTGAACTGATAGGGGCGCATAGCGAGTACCAGGAGGGGAAGGAAGAACTGGCAAAACTCTGTTTATCCATCAGGGATGCTGTACTCAAGGGTGATGCAGGTGACGACGAACTCCTGGGCCTTATACAGGATAAGGAGTAA